Proteins encoded in a region of the Penaeus vannamei isolate JL-2024 chromosome 30, ASM4276789v1, whole genome shotgun sequence genome:
- the LOC113811508 gene encoding zinc finger and BTB domain-containing protein 7A: MGDGMLSLSWNNHSSTFCHMLATLRDVERFTDVTITCEGKFYPVHKLVLSTCSDYFQKIFECTPCKHPVIVLKDIHCKDIEALLSYMYAGVVSVAQKDLSQLIKAAELLQIKGLAVPDEPPQYSRRMFAAMEDVCNSDTKRQKRHDSMNGENELTVVGGVQLSPDGSPSHNDGEQRAGHRLGQTNQGNHNTKDNGDKNGDDNDDDGASQPLEQSMDDDICGQDICAQVETVVEDTLVKEELVADCSDTELADEGFDYAALTTSLMAENKQMRGREQMGHMLLEKYDHMAHESAYHVHQQVSDVQAGPSLLQGWPGLGDIGEGSTAGHSYCEDVTSPIHQGLQHSLVGPNSENQRTSDSENMGLGKILASVTQLRQFHHHPFSNTDRDSTYRPSGSCGRKKVKKPFSCAQCSYQTASKSNLVIHLRTHTGERPYQCPQCSFSASFEYNLKVHMRTHTGEKPYMCPNCPLRFAQKAHLKNHLFTHTGEKPFSCQHCSAKFSRMSNLRRHSQTHQ; this comes from the exons ATGGGGGATGGAATGCTTTCTTTATCGTGGAATAACCACAGTTCAACTTTTTGCCATATGCTTGCTACACTCCGAGATGTG GAAAGGTTTACAGACGTAACCATTACATGCGAGGGAAAATTTTATCCTGTACACAAACTTGTGCTATCTACATGTAGCGACTACTTCCAGAAAATCTTTGAGTGCACCCCATGTAAACATCCAGTTATTGTTTTGAAGGACATACATTGTAAAGATATTGAGGCCCTGCTAAGTTACATGTACGCTGGTGTTGTGAGTGTTGCGCAGAAAGACCTTTCACAACTTATCAAAGCAGCAGAATTGTTACAAATAAAAGGATTAGCAGTACCTGATGAACCTCCACAGTATAGTAGAAGAATGTTTGCTGCAATGGAAGATGTGTGCAACTCAGATACCAAGCGGCAGAAACGACATGATTCGATGAACGGAGAAAATGAACTCACTGTCGTCGGAGGTGTGCAACTGTCTCCAGATGGTTCACCATCCCATAACGATGGAGAGCAGAGAGCAGGACACAGACTGGGCCAAACAAACCAAGGTAACCACAACACAAAGGATAATGGGGACAAAAACGGTgacgacaatgacgatgatggagCTTCCCAGCCATTGGAGCAAAGCATGGATGATGACATTTGTGGACAAGATATATGTGCACAGGTGGAG ACTGTAGTTGAAGACACCCTAGTTAAGGAAGAGCTGGTAGCTGACTGTAGTGACACAGAGCTTGCAGACGAGGGTTTCGACTACGCTGCCCTCACAACCAGTTTGATGGCCGAGAACAAGCAAATGAGGGGAAGAGAACAGATGGGCCACATGCTTTTAGAGAAATATGACCACATGGCCCATGAGTCGGCATATCACGTCCATCAGCAGGTTTCTGATGTTCAAGCTGGACCCTCACTTTTACAAGGG TGGCCTGGCTTAGGCGATATTGGTGAAGGAAGTACAGCTGGTCATAGCTATTGTGAGGATGTGACGTCGCCTATTCACCAAGGGCTGCAGCACTCTCTG GTTGGACCTAATAGTGAGAATCAGAGGACCAGTGACAGTGAAAACATGGGACTCGGGAAGATTTTGGCATCAGTCACCCAGCTGCGGCAGTTTCACCACCACCCTTTTTCCAACACGGACCGAGATAGCACTTACAGACCCAGTGGCAGCTgtggaagaaagaaggtgaagaaaccATTCTCCTGTGCACAGTGCTCTTACCAGACTGCATCCAAGAGCAATCTGGTGATCCATCTACGTACTCACACAGGGGAAAGACCTTATCAGTGTCCGCAGTGCTCATTCAGTGCTTCATTTGAATATAATCTGAAAGTTCACATGAGGACACATACGGGCGAAAAGCCATACATGTGTCCTAATTGTCCTTTGCGCTTTGCTCAGAAGGCCCACCTCAAGAATCATCTCTTCACCCACACTGGAGAAAAGCCATTTTCATGTCAGCACTGCTCGGCAAAATTCAGCCGCATGAGCAATCTGAGAAGACATTCCCAAACTCATCAGTAA